A single genomic interval of Acidobacteriota bacterium harbors:
- a CDS encoding NADH-quinone oxidoreductase subunit J produces the protein METLIFWSLSGLIVLFALLVISAKNPVHSAIFLVGTLLFMAGLYILLDAEFIVGVQVIVYVGGITVLYLFVISLIVLKRIPLESTLNRQWPAAVIAGLAVMVEVAFFLLKGDLFFQVFEKKKMIYGTGETAAIGRALYGPYVFPFEIATVLLLLAIIGAVLMSRKPERDQTPES, from the coding sequence ATGGAAACGCTAATTTTCTGGAGCCTGAGCGGACTGATCGTGCTGTTCGCCCTGCTGGTGATCAGCGCCAAGAATCCGGTCCACAGCGCCATCTTCCTGGTGGGCACCCTGTTGTTCATGGCCGGGCTCTACATCCTCCTCGACGCGGAGTTCATCGTCGGCGTGCAGGTCATTGTCTACGTGGGCGGAATTACCGTGCTGTACCTGTTCGTGATCTCGCTCATCGTCCTCAAGCGCATCCCGCTGGAAAGCACCTTGAACCGGCAGTGGCCGGCGGCGGTCATCGCCGGCCTCGCGGTGATGGTGGAAGTGGCGTTCTTCCTCCTGAAGGGCGACCTGTTCTTCCAGGTGTTCGAGAAGAAAAAAATGATCTACGGCACCGGCGAAACGGCGGCTATCGGCCGGGCCCTCTACGGGCCTTACGTCTTCCCCTTCGAGATCGCCACCGTGTTGCTGCTGCTGGCCATCATCGGCGCCGTGCTCATGAGTCGGAAGCCGGAGCGCGATCAGACCCCGGAGTCATAA
- the nuoK gene encoding NADH-quinone oxidoreductase subunit NuoK — MMEIYNFLAVSTIVFTIGLIGVLVRRNIMIILMSLELMLNAVNLNLVAFSRLWGGVVGHVFVIFVITVAAAEAAVGLAIVIAVYRHRESINIDDMNLLKW, encoded by the coding sequence ATCATGGAGATCTACAATTTTCTTGCCGTCAGCACCATCGTGTTCACCATCGGCCTGATCGGCGTGCTGGTGCGGCGCAACATCATGATCATTCTCATGTCGCTGGAGCTGATGCTCAACGCGGTCAACCTCAACCTGGTGGCGTTCTCGCGGCTGTGGGGCGGCGTGGTGGGCCACGTCTTCGTCATCTTCGTGATCACGGTGGCGGCGGCCGAGGCCGCAGTGGGCCTGGCCATCGTCATCGCCGTTTACCGGCACCGCGAGTCCATCAACATCGACGACATGAACCTGCTGAAATGGTGA
- the nuoL gene encoding NADH-quinone oxidoreductase subunit L, translating into MNGPIPYLWLIPLLPLAGFAVNGLYGLITQRVWGRKPNRYLVATLACGLVLATFLLGLAACYELARLPAEERSVEQLVFHWIHGGDVTTTGYGAGAVASGTFPFQVEWAILLDPLSAVMLLVVTGVGFLIHVFAVGYMWADTGFYRFFSYMNLFMFAMLVLVLGNNYLMMFLGWEGVGFCSYALIGFYFHKKSAGDAGKKAFVVNRVGDYGFMVGVLLLFATFGTFNYGRLTGLVKDLPAEAHFGVLSAITLLFFIGACGKSAQIPLYVWLPDAMEGPTPVSALIHAATMVTAGVYMVTRSNFLFTRAPVSLEMVGFVGVTTALAAALMALFQRDIKRVLAYSTISQLGYMFAALGVAAFAAGIMHLMTHAFFKALLFLGAGSIIHALHHEQDMQRMGNLRRHMPMTFATMMMAYLAICGIFPFSGFFSKDEILWRSFASGHYIFYGLGLAAAGLTAFYMTRLMVLTFFSTERITPEAKHHLHESPAVMTLPLMALAVLSVAGGWMGLPAWLGANTFEHWLEPVFRHAIRPETPHFSHGFEFAMAMGSVAVAVIGIGLAYLVYQKHGVVPDQEMTWGRLWRALYHKFYVDELYDALIIKPCKGLGNLLAAFDLSVIDGFVNGTAAATRGSATVSGWFDKYVVDGLVNLQAWIVQNISNILRRLQTGVAPNYALAIVLGIVILSCLYIFR; encoded by the coding sequence ATGAATGGTCCCATTCCCTACTTGTGGCTCATTCCCCTGCTGCCCCTGGCCGGCTTTGCGGTGAACGGGCTGTACGGGCTGATCACCCAGCGGGTCTGGGGGCGCAAGCCGAACCGTTACCTCGTCGCCACCCTGGCCTGCGGGCTGGTGCTGGCGACATTCCTGCTCGGCCTTGCCGCCTGCTACGAGCTGGCCCGGCTCCCGGCGGAGGAGCGGTCGGTGGAGCAGCTCGTCTTCCACTGGATTCACGGCGGCGACGTCACCACCACCGGTTACGGTGCCGGCGCCGTGGCGTCCGGCACGTTTCCGTTCCAGGTCGAGTGGGCGATCCTGCTGGATCCCCTGTCGGCGGTCATGCTGCTGGTGGTCACCGGCGTGGGATTCCTCATTCACGTGTTCGCGGTCGGCTACATGTGGGCGGACACCGGGTTCTACCGCTTTTTCAGCTACATGAACCTGTTCATGTTTGCCATGCTCGTCCTCGTGCTGGGCAACAACTACCTGATGATGTTCCTCGGCTGGGAAGGCGTCGGGTTCTGCTCCTACGCCCTCATCGGCTTCTACTTTCACAAGAAAAGCGCCGGCGATGCCGGCAAGAAGGCATTCGTGGTCAACCGGGTCGGTGACTACGGCTTCATGGTGGGCGTCCTGCTGCTGTTTGCCACCTTCGGCACCTTCAACTACGGCCGACTGACCGGCCTGGTCAAGGATCTCCCCGCCGAAGCCCACTTCGGCGTCCTCTCGGCCATCACCCTGCTGTTCTTCATCGGCGCCTGCGGCAAGAGCGCCCAGATCCCGCTCTACGTCTGGTTGCCCGACGCCATGGAGGGTCCCACGCCGGTCTCCGCCCTGATCCACGCCGCCACCATGGTCACGGCGGGCGTGTACATGGTGACCCGAAGCAACTTCCTGTTCACGCGCGCACCGGTGTCGCTGGAGATGGTGGGCTTTGTCGGCGTGACCACCGCGTTGGCCGCCGCCCTGATGGCCCTGTTCCAGCGCGACATCAAGCGGGTGCTCGCCTACTCGACCATCTCCCAGCTCGGCTACATGTTCGCCGCGCTGGGCGTAGCCGCCTTCGCCGCCGGGATCATGCACCTGATGACTCACGCCTTCTTCAAGGCACTGCTCTTTCTCGGCGCCGGCAGCATTATCCACGCCCTGCACCACGAACAGGACATGCAGCGCATGGGCAACCTGCGGCGGCACATGCCGATGACGTTCGCCACGATGATGATGGCCTACCTGGCCATCTGCGGCATCTTTCCCTTCTCGGGATTCTTCTCCAAGGACGAAATTCTCTGGCGGTCGTTCGCCAGCGGCCATTACATCTTCTACGGCCTTGGGCTGGCTGCGGCCGGCCTGACTGCGTTCTACATGACCCGCTTGATGGTGCTGACGTTTTTTTCGACCGAACGGATCACCCCCGAGGCCAAGCACCATCTGCACGAATCCCCGGCGGTCATGACCCTGCCCCTCATGGCGTTGGCGGTGCTGTCGGTCGCCGGCGGCTGGATGGGTTTACCGGCCTGGCTCGGCGCCAACACCTTCGAACACTGGCTGGAACCGGTCTTCCGTCATGCCATCCGGCCGGAGACGCCCCACTTCTCCCACGGCTTCGAATTCGCCATGGCCATGGGTTCGGTGGCGGTGGCCGTCATCGGCATCGGCCTGGCGTATCTGGTGTACCAGAAGCACGGGGTGGTGCCCGACCAGGAGATGACCTGGGGCCGGCTGTGGCGGGCGCTGTACCACAAGTTCTACGTCGACGAGCTGTACGACGCACTCATCATCAAACCCTGCAAGGGACTGGGCAACCTGCTGGCCGCGTTCGACCTGTCGGTCATCGACGGCTTCGTCAACGGCACAGCCGCCGCGACCCGCGGCTCGGCCACTGTTTCCGGGTGGTTCGACAAATACGTCGTGGACGGACTGGTGAACCTGCAGGCGTGGATTGTCCAGAACATCAGCAACATCCTGCGCCGGCTGCAGACGGGTGTTGCGCCCAATTACGCCCTGGCCATCGTGCTGGGGATCGTGATCCTGTCCTGCCTTTACATTTTCCGCTAG
- a CDS encoding NADH-quinone oxidoreductase subunit M, translating into MLGIPILNAVTYLPLIGLVVILLVPRGRDTLIKWIANITGFLGFLISVPLILNWDSPVVTAQMKHGMRYGIDVPWIQSIGARYMFGIDGISLLLVLLTTLLGFVAILSSWSAITVRVKEYYAYMLLLQTGMLGVFMATDFFLFYVFWEVMLVPMYFLIGVWGGERKLYAAIKFFLYTLLGSVVMLLAILALYFKYIAVYGWENRTFSYFRFLEMGLDPSFQFWAFLAFFLAFAIKVPMFPFHTWLPDAHVEAPTAGSVILAGVLLKMGTYGFVRFSMPLFPQATREFTPWLMVLCIIGVIYGALVAMMQKDMKKLVAYSSVSHLGFTMLGVFAATQIGIQGGVIQMINHGISTGALFLIVGIVYERRHTRLIAEYGGLSHHMPIYATIFLIMTLSSIGLPGLNGFIGEFMILQGTFQVPELRVWAILAASGIVLGAAYMLWLFQRVMFGKCEKEENRRMKDLNLREVCTFVPLIILAVWIGIFPSFWLRYLDAPAKAVVERMQLTGRTISAQVVTPAVPPAPSAPAVAAGPAAPVE; encoded by the coding sequence ATTCTGGGAATACCCATCCTGAACGCGGTGACCTACCTCCCCCTGATCGGCCTGGTCGTCATCCTGCTCGTCCCGCGCGGCCGAGACACCCTCATCAAGTGGATCGCCAACATCACCGGCTTCCTCGGCTTTCTGATCTCCGTCCCCCTGATCCTGAACTGGGACAGCCCCGTAGTGACGGCCCAGATGAAGCATGGCATGCGCTATGGGATCGACGTCCCCTGGATCCAATCCATCGGCGCCCGGTACATGTTCGGCATCGACGGCATCAGCCTGCTGCTGGTTCTCCTGACCACCCTGCTGGGCTTCGTGGCGATCCTGTCGTCCTGGAGCGCCATCACGGTCCGGGTGAAGGAATACTACGCGTACATGCTGCTGCTGCAGACGGGCATGTTGGGCGTGTTCATGGCCACGGATTTCTTCCTCTTCTATGTTTTCTGGGAAGTGATGCTCGTGCCGATGTATTTTCTCATCGGCGTATGGGGCGGCGAACGGAAGCTGTACGCCGCCATCAAATTCTTCCTCTACACACTGCTGGGATCGGTGGTGATGCTGCTGGCGATCCTGGCGCTCTACTTCAAGTACATCGCGGTCTACGGCTGGGAGAACCGGACCTTCAGCTACTTCCGGTTCCTCGAGATGGGCCTGGATCCGTCGTTCCAGTTCTGGGCCTTCCTCGCCTTCTTCCTGGCGTTCGCCATCAAGGTGCCCATGTTCCCCTTCCACACGTGGCTGCCCGACGCCCACGTCGAAGCGCCCACCGCCGGTTCGGTGATCCTGGCCGGCGTCCTCCTGAAGATGGGCACCTACGGTTTTGTCCGCTTCTCCATGCCGCTGTTCCCACAGGCCACCCGCGAGTTCACCCCCTGGCTGATGGTGCTCTGCATCATCGGCGTGATCTACGGCGCCCTGGTGGCGATGATGCAGAAAGACATGAAGAAGCTCGTGGCATACTCCTCGGTGAGCCACCTGGGCTTCACCATGCTGGGCGTTTTCGCCGCCACCCAGATCGGCATCCAGGGGGGCGTGATCCAGATGATCAACCACGGCATCTCCACGGGCGCGCTGTTCTTGATCGTCGGCATCGTGTACGAACGGCGCCACACCCGGCTCATCGCCGAGTACGGCGGGCTGAGCCACCACATGCCGATCTACGCGACGATCTTCCTCATCATGACCCTGTCGTCCATCGGCCTGCCGGGCCTCAACGGCTTCATCGGCGAGTTCATGATCCTGCAGGGCACATTCCAGGTGCCGGAGCTGCGGGTCTGGGCGATTCTGGCCGCCAGCGGCATCGTACTGGGCGCCGCTTACATGCTGTGGCTCTTCCAACGGGTGATGTTCGGCAAGTGCGAGAAGGAAGAAAACCGTCGGATGAAGGATCTGAACCTCCGCGAAGTGTGCACCTTCGTGCCGCTGATCATCCTGGCGGTCTGGATCGGCATCTTCCCGTCGTTCTGGTTGCGCTACCTGGACGCCCCGGCCAAGGCGGTGGTCGAGCGGATGCAGCTGACCGGGCGCACCATCTCCGCCCAGGTCGTCACTCCGGCCGTGCCGCCGGCGCCGTCCGCACCGGCGGTGGCCGCCGGACCGGCCGCACCGGTGGAGTAG
- a CDS encoding NADH-quinone oxidoreductase subunit N, with the protein MESFIVPLRDLVTVAPAIILLVWSTAILIGLVFVQSGRLHRTAPFYFALIGLVLAGVAYFQLAGIFASLPHPEGVHYTFNQMYSLDGLTLFFQGVFLAAGFLTVLISQRFLDEENATSPEYYALVLLSVAGMMLLAGAADLITLYICLEFMAISVYILVGYLKAQSRATEASLKYFILGAFSSALILFGMSLVFALTGTTNLESIHGALKSVGDGGQPLLVLALILFLAGLGFKIAAVPFHMWCPDAYEGAPTPITAFISVAPKAAGFAIFIRLFMFLFQPLTAEYISLVGLLSIVTMTIGNVLAVRQTNVKRLLAYSSISHAGFLLMGLMVREFIGLQAIGVYLVGYLFMNLGAFAVITFMRRERIGGEDIEDFSGLIHAHPVVAAAMAVFLLSLAGIPPTVGFIAKYWVFGAVIKAYVATMDRLFLYVAVAGALNAVVALFYYFRIVKRMFMGDAVTRPPLALGLPARIALGLTLAGTLILGLYPDPAIRFAGWIHMTFIGFY; encoded by the coding sequence ATGGAGTCGTTCATCGTTCCCCTCAGGGACCTGGTCACCGTCGCCCCGGCCATCATCCTGCTGGTGTGGAGCACCGCCATCCTCATCGGCCTGGTGTTCGTCCAGAGCGGCCGGCTGCACCGGACCGCCCCGTTTTACTTCGCCCTGATCGGCCTGGTCCTGGCGGGAGTCGCCTACTTCCAACTGGCCGGTATCTTTGCCAGCCTGCCTCATCCGGAGGGCGTCCATTACACCTTCAACCAGATGTACTCCCTGGACGGGCTCACCCTCTTCTTCCAGGGCGTCTTCCTGGCCGCCGGCTTTCTCACCGTGCTCATCTCCCAGCGCTTCCTGGACGAGGAGAACGCCACCTCGCCCGAATACTACGCCCTGGTTCTCCTCAGCGTCGCGGGCATGATGCTGCTGGCCGGCGCCGCCGACCTGATCACCCTGTACATCTGTCTCGAGTTCATGGCCATTTCCGTGTACATCCTGGTGGGCTACCTCAAGGCCCAGTCCCGGGCGACCGAGGCCTCGCTGAAATATTTCATCCTGGGTGCGTTTTCGTCCGCGCTGATCCTGTTCGGCATGTCGCTGGTGTTTGCGCTGACCGGCACCACGAACTTGGAGTCCATCCACGGCGCCCTGAAGAGCGTCGGCGACGGCGGCCAGCCGCTGCTGGTCCTGGCCCTGATCCTGTTCCTCGCCGGGCTCGGGTTCAAGATTGCAGCCGTGCCGTTCCACATGTGGTGCCCCGACGCCTACGAGGGCGCACCCACGCCCATCACCGCGTTCATTTCCGTCGCCCCCAAGGCCGCCGGCTTCGCCATCTTCATCCGCCTGTTCATGTTCCTGTTTCAGCCGCTGACGGCGGAGTACATCTCGCTCGTCGGACTGCTGAGCATCGTCACCATGACCATCGGCAACGTGCTGGCCGTGCGCCAAACCAACGTCAAGCGGCTGCTCGCCTACTCCAGCATCAGCCACGCGGGCTTCCTGCTCATGGGGCTGATGGTCCGCGAGTTTATCGGGCTGCAGGCCATCGGCGTCTACCTGGTGGGCTATCTCTTCATGAACCTCGGCGCCTTCGCGGTGATCACCTTCATGCGGCGCGAGCGGATCGGGGGCGAGGACATCGAGGATTTCTCCGGATTGATCCACGCTCACCCGGTCGTCGCCGCGGCCATGGCCGTGTTCCTGCTGTCGCTGGCGGGCATCCCGCCCACCGTCGGGTTCATCGCCAAATATTGGGTGTTCGGCGCCGTGATCAAGGCGTACGTCGCCACGATGGACCGGTTGTTCCTCTATGTGGCGGTGGCCGGCGCCCTGAACGCGGTGGTCGCCCTGTTCTACTATTTTCGGATCGTCAAGCGGATGTTCATGGGCGACGCCGTGACGCGGCCGCCCCTGGCCCTCGGCCTCCCCGCCCGGATCGCGCTCGGCCTGACCCTGGCTGGCACGCTGATCCTGGGGCTGTATCCCGATCCGGCAATCCGCTTCGCCGGCTGGATCCATATGACCTTCATCGGCTTCTACTGA
- the atpB gene encoding F0F1 ATP synthase subunit A: protein MASEYWLTKLLNQALGPALVWAGNAVGLPFAHPEAPIPDYVAYLLLVFSLLIAASLWLRRHLSVDNPNGFQHAVELLAIGVRGLIDSVIGPQGRKYLPFHISLGLFIFCCNIIGMVPGFDSPTSNINVTAGCAIVVFLHYNIMGIRAHGFLRYLKHFLGPVIFIAPLMLVVEILSHLARPFSLSVRLFANIFGEHMILAVFTALLPFILPMPILMLSIFTSLVQAFVFVILSIVYTSGAVEHEEPHGHEPAPAH from the coding sequence ATGGCGAGCGAGTACTGGCTGACCAAACTGCTGAACCAGGCGCTGGGCCCCGCACTCGTCTGGGCCGGCAACGCTGTCGGCCTCCCCTTCGCCCACCCGGAGGCGCCGATCCCCGACTACGTCGCCTACCTCCTGCTCGTGTTCAGCCTGCTGATCGCCGCCTCCCTCTGGCTGCGGCGCCACCTCAGCGTCGATAACCCGAACGGCTTCCAGCACGCCGTGGAACTCCTCGCCATCGGCGTGCGGGGCCTCATCGACTCCGTCATCGGCCCCCAGGGTCGCAAGTATCTCCCGTTCCACATTTCTTTGGGCCTCTTTATTTTTTGCTGCAACATCATCGGCATGGTCCCCGGTTTCGACTCGCCCACCAGCAACATCAACGTGACCGCCGGCTGCGCCATCGTCGTTTTTCTCCACTACAACATCATGGGTATCCGCGCCCACGGTTTCCTGCGTTACCTGAAGCACTTCCTCGGCCCCGTCATCTTCATCGCCCCGCTGATGCTCGTCGTGGAGATCCTGTCCCACCTGGCCCGGCCGTTCTCGCTGTCGGTCCGGCTGTTCGCCAACATCTTCGGCGAGCACATGATCCTGGCGGTGTTCACCGCGCTGCTGCCGTTCATCCTCCCCATGCCCATCCTGATGCTGTCGATCTTCACCAGCCTGGTGCAGGCGTTCGTCTTCGTCATTTTGTCCATCGTCTATACCTCGGGCGCCGTGGAACACGAGGAGCCGCACGGCCACGAGCCGGCGCCCGCGCACTGA
- a CDS encoding ATP synthase F0 subunit C, translating into MKRNVILIGLLGLLAILFTAPALAAEGSAEAGGAGGNWYVYLSYFAMAIATSVCAISQSKAISAACDSVSRNPGAADSIRFFLILGLVLIESLALYTLLIIFAK; encoded by the coding sequence TTGAAGCGCAATGTCATTCTGATCGGGCTGCTGGGCCTGCTGGCGATCCTGTTCACCGCGCCCGCCCTGGCTGCCGAAGGGTCGGCCGAGGCGGGAGGCGCCGGCGGAAACTGGTATGTGTACCTGTCCTATTTCGCCATGGCCATCGCCACCTCGGTCTGCGCCATCAGCCAGAGCAAGGCGATCAGCGCGGCGTGCGACTCGGTGTCGCGCAACCCCGGCGCCGCCGACTCCATCCGCTTCTTCCTGATCCTCGGCCTGGTGCTGATCGAGTCGCTGGCCCTGTACACGCTGCTGATCATCTTCGCCAAGTAG
- a CDS encoding Stp1/IreP family PP2C-type Ser/Thr phosphatase, which yields MVERDEIVVAGLSHQGMIRKDNQDSYGFIEPEAEELLKRRGRLFIVADGLGGHRGGRVASKMAVDIVGKLYYTSDKDPIYPALLHALDVANRSIFESSSKHEELQGMATTCTALVLLPPYLYMAHVGDSRAYLVRNGMIKQLTTDHTLVEEMVNSGIINHDEARSHPDSHILTRSLGILQAVEIDILEPPLRIQPGDSLLMCSDGLTVYLDDQEILQVVSGNTPEKACETLVETANERGGRDNVTVELVHIKTPGEAPSEAAEKTEPLISHTERLLGSPTPAALPVPTDAQEEREESETYWAVLFYAAYLAFMILYFYFYFNK from the coding sequence ATGGTCGAGCGGGATGAGATTGTCGTTGCCGGGCTTTCCCACCAGGGCATGATTCGGAAGGACAATCAGGACAGCTATGGTTTCATCGAACCGGAAGCCGAGGAGCTGCTGAAGCGGCGGGGCCGCCTCTTCATCGTGGCCGACGGTCTCGGCGGCCACCGGGGCGGCCGGGTCGCCAGCAAGATGGCCGTGGATATCGTCGGCAAACTCTACTACACCTCCGACAAGGATCCCATCTACCCGGCCCTGCTCCATGCCCTTGACGTGGCCAACCGCTCCATCTTCGAGTCCAGCAGCAAGCACGAAGAGCTGCAGGGCATGGCCACCACCTGCACCGCCCTGGTGCTGCTGCCGCCGTACCTGTACATGGCCCACGTGGGTGACAGCCGGGCTTATCTTGTCCGCAACGGCATGATCAAGCAGCTCACCACCGACCACACCCTCGTGGAGGAGATGGTCAACAGCGGCATCATCAACCATGACGAAGCCCGCAGCCACCCTGACAGCCATATTCTCACCCGCAGTCTGGGGATCCTCCAGGCCGTGGAGATCGACATCCTTGAGCCCCCGCTGCGCATCCAGCCGGGCGATTCCCTGCTCATGTGCTCCGACGGCCTGACGGTCTACCTGGACGACCAGGAAATTCTCCAGGTGGTCAGCGGGAACACGCCGGAAAAAGCGTGTGAGACCCTTGTCGAAACGGCCAACGAGCGGGGCGGACGGGACAACGTCACCGTCGAGCTGGTCCACATCAAGACGCCGGGCGAAGCGCCGTCGGAGGCCGCCGAGAAAACCGAACCGCTCATTAGCCACACCGAGCGGCTGCTGGGCAGCCCCACACCGGCGGCGCTGCCGGTGCCGACGGACGCGCAGGAAGAGCGCGAGGAATCCGAGACGTACTGGGCCGTGCTGTTCTATGCGGCCTATCTGGCCTTCATGATTCTGTATTTCTATTTCTACTTCAACAAGTAG
- a CDS encoding GWxTD domain-containing protein, with product MRRNAILALTLVAAGLTVLAGCPVFGQEKKPKKQNQQEELQEHYRKWLAEDVYHIVSEEEKSVFQKLTTDEERDQFIEQFWKRRDPDPKTPYNEFKEEHYRRIAYANEHFTCGIPGWKTDRGMVYIKYGPPDRIDDYVYGAGYDRPAWEGGGQTKVFPTQYWEYRNIEGIGSDIELEFVDSTGSNLYTLEMDVNKKDILLHASSGGRTMAELRGEANVADRVSGRTDAGDSTNPYYKLREKDRPFAKYELLANMSKPPEIKYKDLRSIVDTRIMYNLVPFQARVDYVKISEQQVLVPVTLRILNGDISFKERSFGVSRGTVNIYGIVTTVSGNFVQEFEDDIVRDAKTDELKAIQQDYSSYQKLVLLAPGLYKLGLVVKDLESGRIGMQELRLNVPSYQPAQLNSSSMIIARQVQKITDPDSDIGQFVLGDVKIVPEFEKRFQVRDPMWVYMQVYSMGIDQNRLQPDIELEYVVERNGAEFVRFQDLAGETFKFVSGDRIVITGRLPLQRFIPGQYTLRIRVHDRISGQDMERTERFEVTS from the coding sequence ATGCGACGCAACGCAATTCTAGCCCTGACGCTTGTGGCCGCCGGACTGACGGTTCTTGCCGGTTGTCCGGTGTTCGGCCAGGAGAAGAAACCGAAAAAGCAGAATCAGCAGGAGGAGTTGCAGGAGCACTACCGAAAATGGCTGGCCGAGGACGTCTATCACATCGTTTCTGAGGAAGAGAAGAGCGTCTTTCAGAAACTCACCACCGACGAGGAGCGGGACCAGTTCATCGAGCAGTTCTGGAAGCGGCGCGACCCGGATCCAAAAACGCCATACAACGAATTCAAGGAAGAGCACTACCGCCGCATCGCGTACGCCAACGAGCACTTCACCTGCGGCATCCCCGGCTGGAAGACCGACCGCGGCATGGTCTACATCAAGTACGGCCCCCCCGACCGCATCGACGACTACGTGTACGGCGCCGGCTACGACCGGCCGGCCTGGGAGGGCGGCGGCCAGACAAAGGTGTTCCCCACCCAGTACTGGGAATACCGGAACATTGAGGGGATCGGTAGCGACATCGAACTGGAGTTCGTCGACTCCACCGGCAGCAACCTGTACACCCTCGAGATGGACGTCAACAAGAAGGACATCCTCCTTCATGCCAGCTCGGGCGGGCGCACCATGGCCGAATTGCGCGGCGAGGCCAACGTGGCGGACCGGGTGTCCGGCCGCACGGACGCCGGCGACTCGACCAATCCGTACTACAAACTGCGCGAGAAGGACCGCCCCTTCGCCAAGTACGAACTGCTGGCCAACATGAGCAAGCCGCCCGAGATCAAGTACAAGGACCTCCGCTCCATCGTGGACACGCGGATCATGTATAATCTAGTCCCGTTCCAGGCCCGAGTGGACTACGTCAAGATTTCCGAACAGCAGGTCCTGGTGCCGGTGACGCTGCGCATCCTCAACGGCGACATCAGCTTCAAGGAGCGTTCGTTCGGCGTGTCCCGCGGCACGGTGAACATCTACGGCATCGTGACCACGGTGAGCGGCAACTTCGTCCAGGAGTTCGAGGACGACATTGTCCGCGACGCCAAGACCGACGAGCTGAAAGCCATTCAGCAGGATTACTCCTCGTATCAGAAGTTGGTCCTGCTGGCCCCCGGGCTCTACAAGCTGGGCCTCGTGGTGAAGGACCTGGAGAGCGGGCGCATCGGCATGCAGGAGCTGCGCCTCAACGTGCCCAGCTACCAGCCGGCCCAGTTGAACAGCTCCTCGATGATCATCGCCCGGCAGGTACAGAAGATCACCGATCCCGATTCCGATATCGGGCAGTTCGTGCTGGGTGACGTGAAGATCGTCCCCGAGTTCGAGAAGCGGTTCCAGGTGCGTGACCCCATGTGGGTGTATATGCAGGTGTACAGCATGGGCATCGACCAGAACCGCCTCCAACCCGACATCGAGCTGGAATACGTGGTGGAGCGCAACGGCGCGGAATTCGTCCGGTTCCAGGACCTGGCCGGCGAAACCTTCAAGTTCGTCTCCGGCGACCGCATCGTCATCACCGGACGCCTGCCGCTCCAGCGGTTCATCCCCGGACAGTACACGCTCCGGATCCGGGTCCACGACCGGATCTCCGGACAGGACATGGAACGGACCGAGCGGTTCGAGGTCACGTCCTGA
- a CDS encoding nucleotide exchange factor GrpE — MSARKKQLRPDPAAPTVATPVDLKPVSGEVPEVKVVDRRFWAQHPDGTAGDGPLPELDLKPTYVQELETRLAEVKARHAESVEEFRAETRRIQERLSREMERRLEEEKGKILLEFVDVLDSLDLAAGHAQGQAGAEAIRQGIELVRDGLRRKLERLGLDPVGAPGERFDPNIHEAIGVRTVADAAADDTVVAVHQAGYRLGDRLVRPARVEVGRYSGDTPAV; from the coding sequence ATGAGCGCCCGAAAGAAACAGCTGCGGCCCGATCCGGCCGCCCCGACGGTGGCGACGCCCGTCGACCTGAAGCCGGTGTCCGGCGAGGTACCCGAAGTGAAGGTGGTGGACCGCCGCTTCTGGGCGCAGCATCCGGACGGGACGGCCGGCGACGGGCCGCTGCCGGAACTCGATCTCAAGCCCACCTACGTCCAGGAGCTCGAGACCCGGCTGGCCGAGGTCAAGGCCCGGCACGCCGAAAGCGTCGAGGAGTTCCGCGCGGAGACTCGGCGCATCCAGGAGCGGCTCAGCCGCGAGATGGAGCGGCGCCTCGAAGAGGAGAAGGGGAAAATCCTGCTGGAGTTCGTCGACGTGCTGGACTCGCTGGACCTAGCGGCCGGCCACGCCCAGGGCCAGGCCGGCGCCGAGGCCATCCGCCAGGGGATCGAGCTGGTTCGGGACGGTCTCCGGCGCAAGCTGGAGCGCCTCGGCCTCGATCCCGTGGGCGCGCCGGGTGAAAGATTCGATCCGAACATCCATGAGGCGATCGGGGTGCGGACGGTGGCGGACGCCGCCGCCGATGACACCGTCGTGGCCGTCCACCAGGCAGGGTATCGCCTGGGTGACCGGCTCGTGCGGCCCGCCCGGGTGGAAGTGGGACGATACTCCGGCGACACGCCGGCCGTCTGA